One window from the genome of Roseomonas haemaphysalidis encodes:
- a CDS encoding NAD-dependent epimerase/dehydratase family protein, which produces MTPSLQGAHVLVTGAAGFVGAALSQRLLAEGARVTGCDNLNTYYDPALKQARLDGLLGRPGFAFHRVELAERDALGALWREARPDHVVHLAAQAGVRYSIDNPRAYAASNLDGFLEVLEAARETPVKHLVYASSSSVYGANTKVPFSEKDAVEQPVSLYAATKRANELMAQTYAHLYRIPATGLRFFTVYGPMGRPDMAYWGFTKALFSGAPINVFNHGNVWRDFTFIDEIVEAIARLTPRPPAEADEPGRVAPETPHRIFNIGNDTPVKVDEFLGILERLTGRTANRRDLPMQPGDVERTWADVSALRTAIGFAPRTTLEEGLGRFVQWYREYHQIR; this is translated from the coding sequence GTGACCCCCAGCCTGCAAGGCGCGCATGTTCTCGTCACCGGCGCCGCCGGCTTCGTGGGCGCGGCGCTCAGCCAACGCCTGCTGGCCGAGGGCGCGCGCGTCACCGGCTGCGACAACCTCAACACCTATTACGACCCCGCCCTGAAGCAGGCGCGGCTGGACGGGCTGCTGGGCCGGCCCGGCTTCGCCTTCCACCGGGTGGAGCTGGCGGAGCGCGACGCGCTGGGCGCGCTGTGGCGCGAAGCCAGGCCGGACCACGTGGTGCACCTCGCCGCCCAGGCGGGGGTGCGGTATTCCATCGACAACCCGCGCGCCTACGCGGCCTCCAACCTCGATGGCTTTCTGGAAGTGCTGGAAGCGGCGCGCGAGACGCCCGTGAAGCACTTGGTCTACGCCTCATCCTCTTCCGTCTACGGCGCCAACACCAAGGTGCCCTTCTCGGAAAAGGACGCGGTGGAGCAGCCGGTCTCGCTCTACGCCGCCACCAAGCGCGCCAACGAGCTGATGGCGCAAACCTACGCGCACCTGTACCGCATCCCCGCCACCGGCCTGCGCTTCTTCACGGTCTACGGGCCGATGGGCCGGCCGGACATGGCCTACTGGGGCTTCACCAAGGCGTTGTTCAGCGGCGCGCCCATCAACGTCTTCAACCATGGCAACGTGTGGCGCGACTTCACCTTCATTGACGAGATCGTCGAGGCCATCGCCCGCCTGACGCCCCGCCCCCCGGCCGAGGCCGATGAGCCGGGCCGCGTGGCGCCCGAAACGCCGCACCGCATCTTCAACATCGGCAACGACACGCCGGTGAAGGTGGACGAGTTCCTGGGCATCCTGGAACGCCTAACCGGCCGCACCGCCAACCGCCGCGACCTGCCCATGCAGCCGGGCGACGTGGAGCGCACCTGGGCGGATGTGTCCGCGCTGCGCACCGCCATCGGCTTCGCGCCGCGCACGACGCTGGAGGAAGGGCTGGGCCGCTTCGTGCAATGGTACCGGGAATACCACCAGATCCGCTGA
- a CDS encoding alpha/beta hydrolase: MPLFRFRPALLATTALLLAAPALAQAPAAPAAREVPAKSIPVPGTVSPQMQAIIGQPLRQNWDKPPTTPEGWRALAESNVAAVAPQIPAMAERMRVSIEPSTIDGVRVYTITPADMPAGNRNRLAVHVHGGCYVLNPREAALPEAIFLAGFARMTVIAVDYRMPPEAYFPAALDDAMTVYKAAIRRVPPANLAVFGSSAGGALTLEMMLRAKQEGLPMPGAIAPGTPMSDVTKQGDSFQTNALVDNVLVSPDGFCDAATRFYANGHDLADPLLSPVYGDVRGFPPTILTTGTRDLLLSNTVRMHRALRQAGTEASLQVYEGQSHAQFYRDDRVPEVKEAFGEIAQFFDQHLGR; encoded by the coding sequence ATGCCGCTTTTCCGCTTCCGCCCGGCCCTGCTGGCCACCACGGCCCTGCTGCTGGCCGCCCCCGCCCTGGCCCAGGCCCCCGCGGCGCCCGCCGCGCGCGAGGTGCCGGCCAAGAGCATCCCCGTGCCCGGCACCGTCAGCCCGCAGATGCAGGCCATCATCGGCCAGCCGCTGCGGCAGAACTGGGACAAGCCCCCCACCACGCCCGAGGGCTGGCGCGCCCTGGCGGAAAGCAACGTCGCCGCCGTGGCGCCGCAGATCCCCGCCATGGCCGAGCGCATGCGCGTCTCGATCGAGCCTTCCACCATCGACGGCGTGCGCGTCTACACCATCACGCCGGCCGACATGCCGGCCGGCAACCGCAACCGGCTGGCGGTGCATGTGCATGGCGGCTGCTACGTGCTGAACCCGCGCGAGGCCGCCTTGCCGGAAGCCATCTTCCTGGCCGGCTTCGCACGCATGACCGTGATCGCGGTGGATTACCGCATGCCGCCGGAGGCGTATTTCCCGGCGGCGCTGGACGATGCCATGACGGTCTACAAGGCCGCCATCCGCCGCGTGCCGCCGGCCAACCTGGCGGTGTTCGGCAGTTCCGCCGGCGGTGCCCTGACGCTGGAGATGATGCTGCGCGCCAAGCAGGAAGGCCTGCCCATGCCCGGCGCCATCGCCCCCGGCACGCCCATGTCGGACGTGACCAAGCAGGGCGACAGCTTCCAGACCAACGCCCTGGTGGACAACGTCCTGGTCTCGCCCGATGGCTTCTGCGATGCCGCCACCCGCTTCTACGCCAACGGCCACGACTTGGCGGACCCGCTGCTGTCGCCGGTTTATGGCGACGTGCGGGGCTTTCCGCCCACCATCCTGACCACCGGCACGCGGGACCTGCTGCTCAGCAACACCGTGCGCATGCACCGCGCCCTGCGCCAAGCGGGCACGGAGGCCTCGCTGCAGGTGTATGAGGGCCAGTCCCACGCGCAGTTCTACCGCGACGACCGGGTGCCCGAGGTCAAGGAAGCCTTCGGCGAGATCGCACAGTTCTTCGACCAGCACCTGGGCCGGTAA
- a CDS encoding P1 family peptidase, whose product MRPRARDLGLRPGQFAPGPLNAITDVAGVLVGQETRIAGEGTRTGVTAVRPHSGNLFAERVPAGLAVINGFGKLAGATQLQELGELESPIVLVNTLAVGRAVEAVVDWTLARNPEARSVNAVVGETNDGRLNDIRARGITSQDVLLALDGATDGPVAEGSVGAGTGTVAFGWKGGIGTSSRLLPAALGGFTVGALVQSNYGGALLMDGVPVGRMLGRFYLREHADKGDADGSVMVVIATDAPLSDRNLARLALRAMAGLARTGAAFSDGSGDYAIAFSTHPGVRRPAAGGMVADWPNERMSPLFVAAAEAVEEAVLNSLLRATTVESRDPATGRKRRVEAIDIEAVRAALRRPDAG is encoded by the coding sequence GTGAGGCCGCGCGCCCGCGACCTGGGGCTGCGGCCGGGGCAGTTCGCGCCCGGGCCGCTGAATGCCATCACGGATGTGGCGGGCGTGCTGGTGGGCCAGGAAACCCGCATCGCGGGGGAGGGAACGCGCACTGGCGTCACCGCCGTCCGCCCGCATTCCGGCAACCTGTTCGCGGAGCGGGTGCCGGCGGGGCTGGCGGTGATCAACGGCTTCGGCAAGCTGGCGGGCGCCACGCAGCTGCAGGAGCTGGGCGAGCTGGAAAGCCCCATCGTGCTGGTCAACACCCTGGCCGTTGGCCGCGCGGTGGAGGCGGTGGTGGACTGGACCCTGGCGCGCAACCCCGAGGCGCGCTCGGTCAACGCCGTGGTGGGCGAAACCAATGACGGCCGGCTGAACGACATCCGCGCCCGCGGCATCACGAGCCAGGACGTGCTGCTGGCGCTGGATGGCGCCACGGATGGCCCGGTGGCGGAAGGCAGCGTCGGCGCCGGCACGGGCACCGTGGCCTTCGGCTGGAAGGGCGGCATCGGCACGTCTTCCCGCCTGCTGCCGGCGGCGCTGGGCGGCTTCACGGTCGGCGCGCTGGTGCAAAGCAACTACGGCGGCGCGCTGCTGATGGATGGCGTGCCGGTGGGGCGGATGCTGGGGCGCTTCTATCTGCGCGAGCATGCGGACAAAGGCGACGCGGACGGCTCCGTGATGGTGGTGATCGCCACCGACGCACCCTTGTCCGACCGCAACCTGGCGCGGCTGGCGCTGCGCGCCATGGCGGGGCTGGCGCGCACGGGCGCGGCCTTCTCGGACGGCTCGGGCGACTATGCCATTGCGTTTTCCACCCACCCGGGCGTGCGGCGCCCGGCGGCGGGGGGCATGGTTGCGGACTGGCCGAACGAGCGCATGTCGCCGCTGTTCGTCGCCGCCGCCGAGGCGGTGGAGGAGGCGGTGCTGAATTCGCTGCTGCGCGCCACCACGGTGGAAAGCCGCGACCCGGCGACGGGCCGCAAGCGCCGGGTGGAGGCCATCGACATCGAGGCCGTGCGGGCCGCGTTGCGGCGGCCCGACGCCGGATAG
- the alaS gene encoding alanine--tRNA ligase, whose translation MTSSNDIRATFLDYFARNGHTVVESSPLVPRNDPTLMFTNSGMVQFKNVFTGQEKRPYSRATSAQKSVRAGGKHNDLDNVGYTARHHTFFEMLGNFSFGDYFKEQAIEHAWTLLTRDFGLAKDKLLVTVYSEDEDAAALWRKIAGLSDERIIRIATSDNFWRMGDTGPCGPCSEIFYDHGPSIPGGPPGSPDEDGDRFIEIWNLVFMQYLEEPAGTRNPLPRPSIDTGMGLERFAAILQGVHDNYDTDTFRALILASAEATGQAPDGPFKISHRVVADHLRSGAFLIADGVMPSNEGRGYVLRRILRRAMRHAHMMGAKEPLLYRLLPALIRQMGAAYPELVRAEALISETLKLEENRFRSLLERGLGMLADETARLGEGGTLPGDVAFKLYDTYGFPLDLTQDALRSEGRSVDVAGFETAMAEQKRRARAAWSGSGEAATETLWFDLKDKLGDASEFLGYSTERAEAEVLALVVNGAAVDKAATGAEVGVLLNQTPFYAESGGQVGDAGVITGPGGLRIAVRDTQKKLGLFLHLGVVEAGEASVGQAVVAEVDHARRGAIRAHHSATHLLHEALRRRLGNHVAQKGSLNAPDRLRFDVSQPTPMTSEDLAWVEAEVNGRIRENAEVVTRLMTPEAAVEAGATALFGEKYGDEVRVVGMGFDPEATSKHGVYSLELCGGTHVGRTGDIGLFKIVAEAAVSAGVRRVEAVTGEAALALVEGEQKVLREAAGLLKARPAELPGRIAALLEERRKLEREMSELRKQMATGGSAAAAEEVGGVRLSARNLGEIPPKDLRGVAEALLKSDAADVVALVSTADGKASIVVGVGAGGAGKADAVALVRAAAAAVGGQGGGGRPNMAQAGGPDAAKADEALAAIRAALAA comes from the coding sequence ATGACCAGCAGCAACGATATCCGCGCCACCTTCCTCGATTACTTCGCCCGCAACGGCCACACGGTGGTGGAATCCTCGCCGCTGGTGCCGCGCAACGACCCGACGCTGATGTTCACCAACAGCGGCATGGTGCAGTTCAAGAACGTCTTCACCGGTCAGGAGAAGCGGCCGTATTCGCGCGCCACCTCCGCCCAGAAGTCGGTGCGCGCCGGCGGCAAGCACAACGACCTGGACAACGTCGGCTACACCGCGCGCCACCACACCTTCTTCGAGATGCTGGGGAACTTCTCCTTCGGCGATTACTTCAAGGAACAGGCAATCGAGCACGCCTGGACCCTGCTGACCCGCGACTTCGGCCTGGCCAAGGACAAGCTGCTGGTCACGGTGTATTCCGAGGACGAGGACGCCGCCGCCCTGTGGCGCAAGATCGCCGGGCTTTCGGACGAGCGCATTATCCGCATCGCGACCTCGGACAACTTCTGGCGCATGGGCGACACCGGCCCCTGCGGCCCGTGCTCCGAAATCTTCTACGACCACGGCCCGTCCATCCCCGGCGGCCCGCCGGGCTCGCCGGACGAGGACGGTGACCGGTTCATCGAGATCTGGAACCTCGTGTTCATGCAGTATCTCGAGGAGCCGGCGGGCACCCGCAACCCGCTGCCGCGCCCCTCGATCGACACCGGCATGGGCCTGGAGCGCTTCGCGGCCATCCTGCAGGGCGTGCACGACAACTACGACACGGACACCTTCCGCGCCCTGATCCTGGCCTCGGCCGAGGCCACCGGGCAGGCGCCGGACGGGCCGTTCAAGATCAGCCACCGCGTGGTGGCGGACCACCTGCGCTCGGGCGCCTTCCTGATCGCCGACGGGGTGATGCCTTCCAACGAGGGGCGCGGCTATGTGCTGCGCCGCATCCTGCGCCGCGCCATGCGCCACGCCCACATGATGGGCGCCAAGGAGCCCCTGCTGTACCGGCTGTTGCCGGCGCTGATCCGCCAGATGGGCGCGGCCTACCCGGAGCTGGTGCGGGCCGAGGCGCTGATCAGCGAGACGCTGAAGCTGGAAGAGAACCGCTTCCGCTCCCTGCTGGAGCGCGGCCTCGGCATGCTGGCGGACGAGACGGCGCGGCTGGGCGAGGGCGGCACGCTGCCGGGCGACGTGGCTTTCAAGCTGTACGACACCTACGGCTTCCCGCTGGACCTGACGCAGGACGCCCTGCGCTCCGAGGGCCGCTCCGTGGACGTGGCGGGCTTCGAAACGGCGATGGCCGAGCAGAAGCGCCGGGCACGGGCCGCCTGGTCCGGCTCCGGCGAGGCGGCGACCGAGACGCTGTGGTTCGACCTCAAGGACAAGCTGGGCGATGCCAGCGAGTTCCTGGGCTATTCCACCGAGCGCGCGGAGGCCGAGGTGCTGGCGCTGGTGGTGAACGGCGCGGCCGTGGACAAGGCGGCCACCGGCGCCGAGGTCGGCGTGCTGCTGAACCAGACCCCGTTCTACGCCGAAAGCGGCGGCCAGGTGGGCGATGCCGGCGTGATCACCGGCCCGGGCGGGCTGCGCATCGCGGTGCGGGACACGCAGAAGAAGCTGGGGCTGTTTCTGCACCTGGGCGTGGTCGAGGCGGGCGAGGCTTCGGTCGGGCAGGCGGTGGTGGCGGAGGTGGACCATGCCCGGCGCGGCGCCATCCGCGCGCACCACTCGGCCACCCACCTGCTGCACGAGGCGCTGCGCCGGCGGCTCGGCAACCACGTGGCGCAGAAGGGTTCCCTGAATGCGCCGGACCGGCTGCGCTTCGACGTCAGCCAGCCGACGCCGATGACGAGCGAAGACCTGGCCTGGGTCGAGGCCGAGGTGAACGGGCGCATCCGCGAGAATGCCGAGGTGGTGACGCGGCTGATGACGCCGGAAGCCGCCGTGGAGGCTGGCGCCACCGCGCTGTTCGGCGAGAAGTACGGCGACGAGGTGCGCGTGGTCGGCATGGGCTTCGACCCCGAGGCCACCAGCAAGCACGGCGTGTATTCGCTGGAACTCTGCGGCGGCACGCATGTCGGCCGCACCGGCGATATCGGGCTGTTCAAGATCGTGGCCGAGGCCGCCGTTTCCGCCGGCGTGCGCCGCGTGGAGGCCGTGACGGGCGAGGCGGCGCTGGCGCTGGTGGAAGGCGAGCAGAAGGTGCTGCGCGAGGCGGCGGGCCTGCTGAAGGCCCGCCCCGCCGAGCTGCCCGGCCGCATCGCGGCTTTGCTGGAAGAGCGCCGCAAGCTGGAACGCGAGATGTCCGAGCTGCGCAAGCAGATGGCGACCGGCGGCAGCGCGGCGGCGGCGGAGGAAGTGGGCGGCGTGCGACTTTCCGCCCGCAACCTGGGCGAGATCCCGCCCAAGGACCTGCGCGGCGTGGCCGAGGCGCTGTTGAAGTCGGACGCGGCCGACGTGGTGGCGCTGGTGTCCACCGCCGATGGCAAGGCGAGCATCGTGGTCGGCGTCGGCGCCGGTGGCGCGGGCAAGGCCGATGCGGTGGCGCTGGTGCGCGCGGCGGCAGCGGCGGTCGGCGGCCAGGGCGGCGGCGGGCGGCCCAACATGGCCCAGGCCGGCGGGCCGGATGCGGCGAAGGCCGACGAGGCGCTGGCCGCCATCCGGGCCGCGCTGGCGGCGTGA
- a CDS encoding replication-associated recombination protein A translates to MPRKAAAPAEDLFAPEPGAAPAPATQPLADRLRPATLAEVAGQDHLLGPGAPLARMVTARAISSMILWGPPGTGKTTIARLLAGATDLRFEAVSAIQGGVADLRRVFDAARARRTSGQGTLLFVDEIHRFNRAQQDAFLPYIEDGTIVLVGATTENPSFELNGAILSRVRVFILNALDEPALRALLDRAEAHLGAPLPVTPEAREALIEMSGGDGRYMLNMAEQIATLAGGETQDIPSMGQLLQRRMPSHDKAGDGHYDLLSAFHKSLRGSDPHAALYYAARMIQAGEAPEAVFRRLACAASEDVGMADPQAMVQVATAWQMFERIGWPEGRLFLAQAINYVATAPKSNASYNGWNAAMAAAQRSAHVAPPMSILNAPTKLMKQMGRHAGYQYDHDHPDAFSGQQFLPDELEGQTFFAPNERGFERDVKKRLDYWSGLKARRRDG, encoded by the coding sequence ATGCCCCGCAAAGCCGCCGCCCCCGCTGAAGACCTGTTCGCCCCGGAACCCGGCGCCGCCCCCGCGCCCGCCACCCAGCCGCTGGCTGACCGCCTGCGCCCGGCGACGCTGGCCGAGGTCGCGGGCCAGGACCACCTGCTCGGCCCCGGCGCGCCGTTGGCCCGCATGGTGACGGCGCGCGCCATCAGCTCCATGATCCTGTGGGGCCCGCCCGGCACCGGCAAGACCACCATCGCCCGCCTGCTGGCCGGCGCCACCGACCTGCGGTTCGAGGCGGTCTCGGCCATCCAGGGCGGCGTGGCCGACCTGCGCCGGGTGTTCGACGCGGCCCGCGCCCGCCGCACCTCCGGCCAGGGCACGCTGCTGTTCGTGGACGAGATCCACCGCTTCAACCGCGCCCAGCAGGACGCCTTCCTGCCCTATATCGAGGATGGCACCATCGTCCTGGTCGGCGCCACGACGGAGAACCCCTCCTTCGAGCTGAACGGCGCCATCCTGTCCCGCGTCCGGGTCTTCATCCTGAACGCGCTGGACGAGCCCGCCCTGCGCGCCCTGCTGGACCGCGCGGAAGCCCATCTCGGCGCCCCCCTGCCGGTCACGCCCGAGGCGCGCGAGGCGCTGATCGAAATGTCCGGCGGCGACGGCCGCTACATGCTCAACATGGCCGAGCAGATCGCGACGCTCGCCGGCGGCGAAACCCAGGACATCCCGTCCATGGGCCAGCTCCTGCAACGCCGCATGCCCTCCCACGACAAGGCGGGCGACGGGCATTACGACCTGCTCAGCGCCTTCCACAAGTCGCTGCGCGGTTCCGACCCGCACGCCGCGCTGTACTACGCCGCCCGCATGATCCAGGCGGGCGAGGCGCCGGAAGCGGTGTTCCGCCGCCTCGCCTGCGCGGCGTCGGAGGATGTCGGCATGGCGGACCCGCAGGCCATGGTGCAGGTCGCCACCGCCTGGCAGATGTTCGAGCGCATCGGCTGGCCGGAAGGCCGGCTGTTCCTGGCCCAGGCCATCAACTACGTCGCCACCGCCCCCAAATCCAACGCCAGCTACAACGGCTGGAACGCCGCCATGGCCGCCGCCCAGCGTTCCGCCCACGTGGCCCCGCCCATGAGCATCCTTAACGCCCCCACCAAGCTGATGAAGCAGATGGGCCGCCACGCCGGCTACCAGTACGACCACGACCACCCGGACGCCTTTTCCGGCCAGCAGTTCCTGCCGGACGAGCTGGAAGGCCAGACCTTCTTCGCCCCCAACGAGCGCGGCTTCGAGCGCGACGTGAAAAAGCGCCTGGACTACTGGTCCGGCCTCAAGGCCCGCCGCCGCGACGGCTGA
- a CDS encoding CrcB family protein, which yields MNPFSPHLLALVAIGGAGGSLLRYATGIWCAGWFGTALPWGTLAVNVAGSAVIGLLGGLMLGGLAVSQEARVLLITGILGGFTTFSAFSLDIGTLALRSPALALGYLALTLLGGLGAFALCFAFGRVLA from the coding sequence ATGAATCCGTTTTCCCCCCACCTGCTCGCTCTGGTCGCCATCGGCGGCGCGGGGGGGTCGTTGCTGCGCTATGCCACCGGCATCTGGTGCGCCGGCTGGTTCGGCACGGCGCTGCCCTGGGGCACCCTGGCGGTCAACGTGGCCGGCAGCGCCGTCATCGGCCTGCTGGGCGGGCTGATGCTGGGGGGCCTCGCCGTCAGCCAGGAGGCCCGGGTGCTGCTGATCACCGGCATCCTGGGCGGCTTCACCACCTTTTCCGCCTTTTCGCTGGATATCGGCACGCTGGCGCTGCGCTCGCCCGCCCTGGCCCTCGGCTACCTCGCCCTCACGCTGCTGGGCGGGCTCGGCGCCTTTGCGCTGTGCTTCGCCTTCGGCCGCGTGCTGGCCTGA
- the gstA gene encoding glutathione transferase GstA, protein MKLFYAPGACSLSPHIALHEAGLQHELEKVDIRAGGKLESGGQFGAINGKGYVPALQIDGGPLLTEGPAIVQYIADQAPASGLAPAAGSIERYRLQEWLNFISTELHKGMGSMFNPAQTPEWRAAASATLSKRLNWLSEALGDKPFLMGERFTVADGYLFTVLRWAGPVKFDLSPWPALVAFRDRVAERPAVKAALKMEGLN, encoded by the coding sequence ATGAAGCTGTTCTACGCGCCCGGCGCCTGCTCGCTGTCCCCCCACATCGCCCTGCACGAGGCCGGGCTGCAGCATGAGCTGGAGAAGGTGGACATCCGCGCCGGCGGCAAGCTGGAATCCGGCGGCCAGTTCGGTGCCATCAACGGCAAGGGCTACGTGCCCGCCTTGCAGATCGACGGCGGCCCCCTGCTGACCGAGGGCCCGGCCATCGTGCAATACATCGCCGACCAGGCCCCCGCCTCCGGCCTCGCGCCCGCCGCCGGCAGCATCGAGCGCTACCGCCTGCAGGAATGGCTGAACTTCATCTCCACCGAGTTGCACAAGGGCATGGGCTCCATGTTCAACCCGGCGCAAACGCCGGAATGGCGCGCCGCCGCCAGCGCCACGCTGAGCAAGCGGCTGAACTGGCTGAGCGAGGCGCTGGGCGACAAGCCGTTCCTGATGGGCGAGCGGTTCACGGTGGCCGATGGCTACCTGTTCACCGTGCTGCGCTGGGCCGGGCCGGTGAAGTTCGACCTGTCCCCCTGGCCGGCGCTGGTCGCCTTCCGCGACCGGGTGGCCGAGCGCCCGGCGGTCAAGGCGGCGCTGAAGATGGAAGGCCTGAACTAG
- a CDS encoding oxygenase MpaB family protein: MSYRQTAGQPAPRRIDHPMKRAIADRVTALFNDRSRGEAPVARQPGGLFGPQSVAWRVHGDVGSMMVGGIAGLLLQMLHPAVLAGVWDHSNFRADMHGRLKRTARFIATTTYGGRAEAEALIARINRIHEQVTGTLPDGTPYSARDPQLLAWVHVTEASSFLQSWIRYGEPRMSGADQDRYFAEMAEVAERLGALPVPRSRAEARALIQDTRPLLRQDARTREVARLVLTRPAEHRAAEPVQALVMQAGVDLLPDWARRMHGLEVPLLTRPLLRAGTFGVARTLRWAFE; the protein is encoded by the coding sequence ATGTCCTATCGCCAGACCGCCGGCCAGCCGGCCCCCCGCCGCATCGACCACCCGATGAAGCGCGCCATCGCCGACCGCGTGACCGCCCTGTTCAACGACCGCTCGCGCGGCGAGGCACCGGTGGCGCGCCAGCCGGGCGGGCTGTTCGGGCCGCAATCGGTGGCGTGGCGGGTGCATGGCGACGTCGGCTCCATGATGGTGGGCGGCATCGCGGGGCTGCTGCTGCAGATGCTGCACCCGGCGGTGCTGGCGGGGGTGTGGGACCATTCCAACTTCCGCGCCGACATGCACGGCCGGCTGAAGCGCACCGCGCGCTTTATCGCCACCACCACCTATGGCGGCCGGGCCGAGGCGGAGGCGCTGATCGCCCGCATCAACCGCATCCACGAGCAGGTGACGGGCACGCTGCCGGACGGCACGCCGTATTCCGCGCGCGACCCGCAATTGCTGGCCTGGGTGCATGTGACGGAAGCCAGCAGCTTTCTGCAGTCCTGGATCCGCTACGGCGAGCCGCGCATGAGCGGCGCCGACCAGGACCGCTATTTCGCGGAAATGGCGGAAGTGGCAGAGCGCCTGGGCGCCCTGCCGGTGCCGCGCTCGCGCGCCGAGGCGCGCGCGCTGATCCAGGACACGCGCCCGCTGCTGCGCCAGGACGCCCGCACGCGCGAGGTGGCGCGGCTGGTGCTGACCCGCCCGGCCGAGCACCGCGCCGCCGAGCCGGTGCAGGCGCTGGTGATGCAGGCGGGCGTGGACCTGTTGCCCGACTGGGCGCGGCGGATGCACGGGCTGGAGGTGCCGCTGCTGACGCGGCCGTTGCTGCGGGCCGGGACGTTCGGCGTGGCGCGGACGCTGCGCTGGGCTTTTGAATGA
- a CDS encoding NUDIX domain-containing protein, with amino-acid sequence MSIADRVRVHSVETLSDNHYTLRRATFDFRRNDGRWQRQVRESFDRGDAAAILLFDPDRRTVVLVRQFRFPAFSNGHDALLLEVPAGMLDAAAPAARIRTEVEEETGFRVSGVEPVFQAFSSPGAVTERVHCFVGRYRPADRHGPGGGHAAEGEDIEVLEPSIEDALAMLRDGGIRDSKTIMLLQHAALHLFPGAVATPGK; translated from the coding sequence ATGAGCATCGCCGACCGCGTCCGCGTCCACAGCGTTGAAACGCTGTCCGACAACCACTACACCCTGCGGCGCGCCACCTTCGACTTCCGCCGCAACGACGGCCGGTGGCAACGCCAGGTGCGCGAAAGCTTTGACCGCGGCGACGCCGCCGCCATCCTGCTGTTCGACCCCGACCGCCGCACCGTGGTGCTGGTGCGGCAATTCCGCTTTCCCGCCTTCAGCAACGGCCACGACGCGCTGCTGCTGGAGGTGCCCGCCGGCATGCTGGACGCCGCGGCGCCCGCGGCGCGCATCCGCACCGAGGTGGAAGAGGAAACCGGCTTCCGCGTGTCCGGCGTGGAGCCGGTGTTCCAGGCCTTCAGCAGCCCCGGCGCGGTGACGGAGCGGGTGCACTGCTTTGTCGGCCGCTACCGCCCCGCCGACCGCCACGGCCCGGGCGGCGGCCACGCGGCGGAAGGCGAGGACATCGAGGTGCTGGAGCCGAGCATCGAGGATGCGCTGGCGATGCTGCGCGACGGCGGCATCCGCGACAGCAAGACCATCATGCTGTTGCAGCACGCGGCGCTGCACCTGTTTCCCGGCGCGGTGGCGACACCAGGAAAATAA
- a CDS encoding RluA family pseudouridine synthase: MTVQTRTVHAADADSRLDRWFRRYFPQLTQGALQKLLRTGQVRVDGKRAEASTRLERGQEVRIPPIPEGPAPDTGPRVREVSAADAKMLEQAILYMDDQVIALDKPHGLAVQGGPNITKHLDGMLDALRFDHEERPRLVHRLDRDTSGVILLARDQRSASFLAANFRSRDAEKTYWAIVVGQPQYEGGRIDMPLAKQGGGPMGERVVPAQGKEGAFAVTEYSTMDVARRHATWLELRPLTGRTHQLRVHCAAALECPILGDGKYGGQAAHLEGMSHSLHLHARRLSIPHPEGGRIEVTAPLPPHMLESFATLGFGKPRNAAAKRTA, from the coding sequence ATGACCGTCCAAACCCGCACCGTCCACGCCGCCGACGCCGACTCCAGGCTGGACCGCTGGTTCCGCCGCTACTTTCCGCAGCTCACCCAGGGCGCGCTGCAAAAGCTGCTGCGCACCGGCCAGGTGCGGGTGGACGGCAAGCGGGCCGAAGCCAGCACGCGGCTGGAGCGCGGCCAGGAAGTGCGCATCCCGCCCATTCCGGAAGGCCCCGCCCCCGACACCGGCCCCCGCGTGCGGGAGGTCTCGGCCGCCGACGCCAAGATGCTGGAACAGGCCATCCTCTACATGGACGACCAGGTGATCGCGCTGGACAAGCCGCATGGCCTGGCCGTCCAGGGCGGCCCCAACATCACCAAGCACCTGGACGGCATGCTGGACGCGCTGCGCTTCGACCACGAGGAGCGTCCGCGGCTGGTGCACCGGCTGGACCGCGATACCTCCGGCGTCATCCTGCTGGCGCGCGACCAGCGCTCGGCCTCGTTCCTGGCCGCCAACTTCCGTTCGCGCGACGCGGAAAAGACCTATTGGGCCATCGTGGTGGGCCAGCCGCAGTACGAGGGCGGGCGCATCGACATGCCGCTGGCCAAGCAGGGCGGCGGCCCGATGGGCGAGCGCGTGGTGCCCGCCCAGGGCAAGGAAGGCGCCTTCGCCGTGACCGAGTATTCCACCATGGACGTGGCCCGCCGCCACGCCACCTGGCTGGAGCTGCGGCCGCTGACCGGGCGCACCCACCAGCTGCGCGTGCACTGCGCCGCCGCCCTGGAATGCCCGATTCTGGGTGATGGCAAGTATGGCGGCCAGGCCGCGCACCTGGAGGGCATGTCGCACAGCCTGCACCTGCACGCCCGGCGCCTGTCCATCCCGCACCCCGAGGGCGGGCGGATTGAAGTGACGGCCCCGTTGCCGCCGCACATGCTGGAAAGCTTCGCCACGCTGGGCTTCGGCAAGCCGCGCAACGCGGCGGCCAAGCGCACGGCCTGA